A portion of the Bacillus thuringiensis genome contains these proteins:
- a CDS encoding methyl-accepting chemotaxis protein, with product MTITHIATELAAVSEKTSSSIQKLTAKSETIVEIAKTGTSLATTSEEKANKGKEQLNQQNKRMGSIQMNMETIITDTHELLDISNKINEIIDIVKSIAEQTNLLALNAAIESARAGEFGKGFSVVAGEIRKLSEQTKESIFNVTKLVEKTNEQITRVSSSVKQISSLVSEGTDSMSATDRYFQEIVKDMSNSKEQNKKIEHELQAISQVMKGIQDDSSQMALTADNLQLELNR from the coding sequence ATGACAATTACGCATATCGCAACAGAATTAGCTGCTGTATCTGAAAAAACAAGCTCTTCTATTCAAAAACTAACCGCCAAATCTGAAACTATTGTAGAAATTGCTAAAACAGGTACATCATTAGCTACAACATCTGAAGAAAAAGCGAATAAAGGGAAAGAACAATTAAACCAGCAAAACAAACGAATGGGATCTATTCAAATGAATATGGAAACGATTATTACAGATACTCATGAACTTCTCGATATTTCTAACAAAATTAACGAAATCATAGATATCGTTAAATCAATCGCGGAGCAAACAAATTTACTCGCACTAAATGCTGCTATCGAGTCTGCACGTGCTGGAGAATTTGGGAAGGGGTTTTCTGTTGTTGCTGGTGAAATCCGAAAATTATCAGAGCAAACGAAAGAATCTATATTTAACGTTACAAAGCTCGTCGAAAAAACAAATGAACAAATTACTCGTGTCTCGTCTTCCGTGAAACAAATTAGCTCTCTCGTATCAGAAGGAACGGATAGTATGTCGGCAACAGATCGATACTTCCAAGAAATTGTAAAAGATATGTCTAACTCAAAAGAACAGAATAAGAAAATTGAACATGAGCTACAAGCTATTTCACAAGTAATGAAAGGAATTCAAGATGATTCCTCACAAATGGCTCTAACAGCCGATAATTTACAACTAGAACTAAATCGATAA